A single region of the Erythrobacter sp. HL-111 genome encodes:
- a CDS encoding polysaccharide biosynthesis/export family protein produces MTSKGVNFALAALALGGTVLSGCASGPGRLGGAEGLEVIEGALPPPTPEDIYAAAEFGGVGPFDKLKIDVFGIAELSDRLVRVDANGTIGFPLVGTVEVSGMTTSEISRLIETRLKGYVREPQVTTNLESSETRTFTVYGEVKQPGVFPVIGEASLMQAVATARGIAEYGNASDVIVFRTVAGKRMATLYNLDAISRGAYADPRIYPNDTVVVGDDKARRLFDDVVGVATILATPLTIVLTR; encoded by the coding sequence ATGACAAGCAAAGGGGTCAACTTCGCGCTGGCGGCGCTCGCGCTCGGCGGCACGGTGCTGTCGGGCTGCGCCTCGGGCCCGGGGCGGCTCGGCGGGGCCGAAGGGCTCGAGGTGATCGAGGGCGCGCTGCCCCCGCCGACGCCCGAGGACATCTACGCCGCGGCCGAGTTCGGCGGCGTCGGCCCGTTCGACAAGCTCAAGATCGACGTCTTCGGCATCGCCGAACTCAGCGATCGGCTGGTCCGGGTCGATGCCAACGGGACGATCGGTTTCCCGCTGGTCGGCACGGTCGAGGTTTCGGGAATGACGACCTCGGAAATCTCGCGCCTGATCGAGACGCGGCTGAAGGGCTATGTCCGCGAACCGCAGGTGACGACCAATCTCGAAAGCTCCGAGACGCGCACCTTCACCGTCTATGGCGAGGTCAAGCAGCCCGGCGTCTTCCCCGTCATCGGCGAGGCGAGCCTGATGCAGGCGGTCGCCACCGCGCGCGGGATCGCCGAATACGGCAATGCCAGCGACGTGATCGTTTTCCGCACGGTCGCGGGCAAGCGGATGGCGACGCTCTACAATCTCGATGCCATCAGCCGCGGCGCCTATGCCGATCCGCGGATCTATCCCAACGACACGGTGGTGGTCGGCGACGACAAGGCGCGCCGCCTGTTCGACGACGTGGTCGGGGTCGCCACGATCCTCGCCACTCCGCTGACCATCGTCCTCACCCGCTGA
- a CDS encoding DapH/DapD/GlmU-related protein has protein sequence MLHFRIRDALSILFYRLLAPFFGSFGRGVRIVRPLRIWGARHCHFGDEAVVQCGAYLVALAEHDAPPVLKVGARTMIGHHAHIVATRRVEFGQGVLTADRIFVADNRHAFDDPAVPVRDQGLVQLAEVTIGDGSWLGENVCILGASVGRNCVIAANSVVTRDIPDRCIAAGSPARVVKRYCEERGGWYPTDETGEFA, from the coding sequence ATGCTGCATTTCCGCATCCGCGACGCTCTCTCGATCCTGTTCTACCGCCTGCTCGCGCCGTTCTTCGGCTCGTTCGGCCGGGGGGTGCGGATCGTGCGCCCGCTGCGGATCTGGGGGGCGCGCCATTGCCATTTCGGCGACGAAGCGGTGGTGCAATGCGGGGCCTATCTCGTCGCGCTGGCCGAACACGACGCGCCGCCGGTGCTGAAAGTGGGCGCGCGCACCATGATCGGCCACCACGCCCACATCGTCGCCACCAGGCGGGTCGAATTCGGGCAAGGCGTGCTGACCGCCGACCGCATCTTCGTCGCCGACAACCGCCACGCCTTCGACGACCCGGCCGTGCCCGTGCGCGATCAGGGGCTGGTGCAACTCGCCGAAGTCACGATCGGCGACGGCAGCTGGCTGGGGGAGAACGTCTGCATCCTGGGGGCGAGCGTGGGGCGCAACTGCGTGATCGCGGCGAACAGCGTGGTCACGCGCGACATTCCCGATCGCTGCATCGCCGCCGGATCGCCGGCGCGCGTGGTCAAGCGCTATTGCGAGGAGCGCGGCGGATGGTATCCCACGGACGAAACGGGAGAATTCGCGTGA
- a CDS encoding FkbM family methyltransferase — MSARKQILQAVNRLIAPTGAQLYRAGVDMEYALGWLAARDHGIAGILDLGAAQGNWSRMALDLFPGARVIGVDPLEERRPALDRLRAENPRFDYVLAVAGEEDGGSARLSVTEDLDGSSVDGCEGAMRTVPVRSLDAIVAEKRLRAPYFLKFDTHGFEAPILRGASMTLADTRFLVMEAYNFRHTPETLLFHEMIALMAERGFRVTHLVDVLNRPADGTLWQVDLMFAREDDPVFASNAFRHG; from the coding sequence ATGAGCGCGAGAAAGCAGATCCTCCAGGCGGTCAACCGGTTGATCGCGCCGACCGGCGCGCAGCTCTACCGCGCCGGGGTCGACATGGAATACGCGCTCGGCTGGCTGGCGGCGCGCGATCACGGGATCGCGGGCATCCTCGATCTCGGCGCGGCGCAGGGCAACTGGAGCCGGATGGCGCTGGACCTGTTTCCCGGGGCGCGCGTGATCGGGGTCGACCCGCTCGAGGAACGCCGCCCCGCGCTCGACCGCCTGCGGGCGGAGAACCCTCGCTTCGACTATGTCCTCGCGGTCGCCGGGGAAGAGGACGGCGGCTCCGCCCGGCTCAGCGTGACCGAGGACCTCGACGGGTCGAGCGTCGACGGCTGCGAAGGCGCGATGCGGACCGTCCCGGTCCGCTCCCTCGACGCCATCGTCGCGGAAAAACGCCTTCGCGCGCCCTATTTCCTCAAGTTCGACACGCACGGCTTCGAAGCGCCGATCCTGCGCGGCGCCAGCATGACGCTCGCCGATACGCGGTTTCTGGTGATGGAAGCCTATAATTTCCGCCACACGCCCGAAACGCTTCTCTTCCACGAGATGATCGCCCTGATGGCCGAACGCGGCTTTCGCGTGACCCATCTCGTCGATGTGCTCAACCGGCCGGCCGACGGGACGCTGTGGCAGGTCGACCTGATGTTCGCCCGCGAAGACGACCCCGTCTTCGCCAGCAATGCCTTCCGTCATGGCTGA
- a CDS encoding Gfo/Idh/MocA family protein, producing MTDTLKLAIIGAGRMGITHYSIANAQPGVAIAAVADPSRLITTMLGKYTGVSTYKDFRGVLKGEELDGVLVCTPPAFNPEILEALLERRMPSFVEKPFVLDAAEGARFARAFDKAGIINQVGYVNRWNDMFTKARAFVAEGLIGTPLRFRSEMFSPTIIREVADAGWRASHANGGGAIFEMASHAIDLIAYFFGPPDRVGGTSLSQVHSRQVEDIVSTGLFYDAGPHAGLTGTLYVNWSDPSYRKPTNKFEIFGKRGKIQVDQHGMKIYLPEPSEAHGLKAGWNQLYITDVFSSVDFYVRGIEYTAQLRDFVAAIREGRPVRCGFADAAETLRVIEQIFLDHAAQRSASAAAKRGAAA from the coding sequence ATGACTGATACACTAAAGCTCGCAATCATCGGCGCCGGGCGGATGGGCATCACCCATTATTCGATCGCCAATGCCCAGCCGGGCGTGGCGATCGCCGCGGTCGCGGACCCCTCGCGCCTGATCACGACCATGCTCGGCAAGTATACGGGCGTGTCGACCTACAAGGATTTCCGCGGCGTTCTGAAAGGCGAGGAGCTCGACGGCGTGCTGGTCTGCACCCCGCCCGCCTTCAACCCCGAAATCCTCGAGGCGCTGCTCGAACGGCGGATGCCCTCCTTCGTCGAAAAGCCCTTCGTCCTCGACGCCGCCGAGGGGGCACGCTTCGCACGGGCCTTCGACAAGGCGGGGATCATCAACCAGGTCGGCTACGTCAACCGCTGGAACGACATGTTCACGAAGGCGCGGGCCTTCGTCGCGGAAGGCCTGATCGGCACCCCGCTGCGCTTCCGTTCGGAAATGTTTTCCCCCACCATCATCCGCGAAGTCGCGGATGCCGGCTGGCGGGCGAGCCATGCCAATGGCGGCGGCGCGATCTTCGAGATGGCGAGCCATGCGATCGATCTCATCGCCTATTTCTTCGGCCCGCCCGACCGGGTCGGCGGCACGAGCCTGTCGCAGGTCCATTCGCGGCAGGTGGAGGACATCGTCTCGACCGGCCTGTTCTACGATGCCGGACCCCATGCCGGGCTCACGGGGACGCTCTACGTCAACTGGTCCGATCCGAGCTATCGCAAGCCCACGAACAAGTTCGAGATATTCGGCAAGCGCGGCAAGATCCAGGTCGACCAGCACGGCATGAAGATATACCTGCCCGAACCGAGCGAGGCGCACGGGCTCAAGGCGGGCTGGAACCAGCTCTACATCACCGATGTCTTCTCCAGCGTCGATTTCTACGTCCGCGGGATCGAATACACCGCGCAATTGCGCGATTTCGTCGCCGCCATCCGCGAAGGCAGGCCGGTGCGGTGCGGCTTCGCCGATGCGGCGGAAACGCTGCGGGTGATCGAACAGATCTTCCTCGACCACGCGGCGCAGCGCAGCGCATCGGCGGCGGCGAAGCGGGGGGCCGCGGCATGA
- a CDS encoding WecB/TagA/CpsF family glycosyltransferase translates to MAEADPRPGAPHPGAPSPGAAPARPARAVPARARPDQCVEAMGYAVYNEDLSLIPLSRPCSTIQTISPISYGNAIRDPLHRRAMQEADWLCLDGVYFGLASLVLKRRTTKPNQGPDIFYHFLARLQETKGRVFFLGASPATLEKITARMACDYPEVAVASYSPPFKPEFSEDDNEAMIAAINAFRPDVVFLGMTAPKQEKWAHAHRDRLDAAIVASVGGVFDWYAGNRPEIHPFWWKIYMAWLIRTIDRPELLRRYPKIALFFWHLMLAAVGIRRYPGND, encoded by the coding sequence ATGGCTGAGGCCGATCCCCGTCCCGGCGCCCCCCATCCCGGCGCCCCCAGTCCTGGCGCCGCCCCCGCCCGGCCTGCCCGCGCCGTTCCGGCCCGCGCGCGCCCCGACCAGTGCGTCGAGGCGATGGGCTATGCCGTCTACAACGAGGACCTGTCGCTCATCCCGCTTTCGCGGCCCTGTTCGACGATCCAGACGATCAGCCCGATCAGCTACGGCAACGCGATCCGCGACCCGCTCCACCGCAGGGCGATGCAGGAAGCGGACTGGCTCTGTCTCGACGGGGTCTATTTCGGGCTTGCCTCGCTGGTGCTGAAGCGCCGTACGACGAAACCCAACCAGGGCCCGGACATCTTCTACCATTTCCTCGCGCGGCTGCAGGAGACGAAGGGCCGGGTGTTCTTCCTCGGCGCGAGCCCCGCGACGCTCGAAAAGATCACCGCGCGCATGGCCTGCGACTACCCCGAAGTCGCGGTCGCGAGCTATTCGCCGCCGTTCAAGCCCGAGTTCAGCGAGGACGACAACGAGGCGATGATCGCGGCGATCAACGCCTTCCGCCCCGACGTGGTCTTTCTCGGCATGACCGCGCCCAAGCAGGAAAAATGGGCTCATGCCCACCGCGACCGGCTCGACGCCGCGATCGTCGCCTCGGTCGGCGGCGTGTTCGACTGGTATGCCGGCAACCGGCCCGAAATCCACCCGTTCTGGTGGAAGATCTACATGGCCTGGCTGATCCGCACGATCGACCGGCCCGAACTGCTCAGGCGCTATCCCAAGATAGCTTTGTTCTTCTGGCACTTGATGCTCGCGGCGGTAGGCATCAGGAGATATCCCGGCAATGACTGA
- a CDS encoding O-antigen ligase, producing MKHHAGLAAPPVRLRQAVPLLALGVLLIAVFAAGGGARDDIVSLIVLRPLAAVCLGIGLATLSREHWLAFRLPLGFMAAILALIGLHLVPLPPFVWTALPGRELAIAAAEAAGIEQPWRPLTLVPYRGWNAFYAMIVPAAVMVLAVQVPREDHRRIVLLVLGAAVLSALWAIIQSVSGYAPWSYWHAVTNRGTVTGLFSNRNHLAAMLVASLPLLALVASRARGGRAGAVQVACGGLAALFVMITLATGSRAGTGLAVLAMVAAIPVWRARPQRPADRRRSAAATKWVGYAIGAFAAAMLAAFAVLLARSTGFERLAGTGSGPVEEYRFLVWETILRFLPQYLPLGSGIGSFVEVFKIHEPGAMLGTNYWNHAHNDWLEWALEGGLPAIALMLAGVAAYALRTASLLRQARTGRYEVQLGLAGAVVLLGLGLWSGVDYPLRTPALASIAALSAVWMALAAAPRGGEAPGFGDKPAGRSGGWGSTGRGTRSA from the coding sequence GTGAAGCACCACGCCGGTCTCGCCGCGCCGCCGGTGCGCCTGCGCCAGGCCGTGCCGCTGCTTGCGCTGGGCGTCCTGCTGATCGCGGTCTTCGCGGCCGGAGGCGGGGCGCGCGACGACATCGTCTCGCTGATCGTGCTGCGCCCGCTGGCGGCGGTGTGCCTCGGGATCGGGCTCGCCACGCTGAGCCGCGAGCACTGGCTCGCGTTCCGCCTGCCGCTCGGCTTCATGGCGGCGATCCTCGCGCTGATCGGGCTGCATCTCGTGCCCTTGCCGCCCTTCGTCTGGACCGCCCTGCCCGGGCGCGAGCTGGCGATCGCCGCGGCCGAGGCGGCCGGCATCGAACAGCCCTGGCGCCCGCTCACGCTGGTGCCCTATCGCGGCTGGAACGCGTTCTACGCGATGATCGTCCCCGCCGCCGTCATGGTGCTGGCGGTGCAGGTCCCGCGGGAGGACCATCGCCGGATCGTGCTGCTCGTGCTCGGCGCGGCGGTGTTGAGCGCGCTGTGGGCGATCATCCAGTCGGTTTCGGGATATGCGCCGTGGTCCTACTGGCATGCCGTGACCAATCGCGGCACGGTGACAGGGCTGTTTTCCAACCGCAACCACCTCGCCGCGATGCTGGTGGCGAGCCTGCCGCTGCTTGCCCTCGTCGCCTCGCGCGCACGCGGGGGCCGCGCGGGCGCCGTGCAGGTCGCCTGCGGCGGGCTTGCCGCGCTGTTCGTCATGATCACGCTCGCCACCGGATCGCGCGCGGGCACGGGCCTTGCGGTGCTGGCGATGGTGGCCGCGATCCCCGTCTGGCGCGCCCGGCCGCAGCGCCCCGCCGACAGGCGCCGCAGCGCGGCCGCGACGAAATGGGTGGGTTACGCGATCGGGGCCTTCGCCGCGGCGATGCTGGCCGCCTTCGCCGTGCTGCTGGCGCGTTCGACCGGGTTCGAACGGCTGGCGGGGACCGGGTCGGGACCGGTCGAGGAATACCGCTTCCTCGTGTGGGAGACGATCCTGCGCTTCCTGCCGCAATACCTGCCGCTGGGTTCGGGCATCGGCTCCTTCGTCGAAGTCTTCAAGATCCACGAACCGGGTGCGATGCTCGGCACAAATTACTGGAACCATGCCCATAATGACTGGCTCGAATGGGCGCTGGAGGGCGGCTTGCCGGCGATCGCGCTGATGCTCGCCGGGGTCGCGGCCTATGCACTGCGCACGGCATCGCTGCTGCGCCAGGCCCGCACGGGTAGGTACGAGGTCCAGCTCGGCCTCGCCGGGGCGGTCGTCCTTTTGGGCCTTGGCCTGTGGAGCGGCGTCGATTACCCCTTGAGGACTCCGGCGCTCGCCAGCATCGCGGCCCTGTCCGCGGTCTGGATGGCGCTGGCGGCCGCGCCCCGCGGGGGCGAGGCTCCGGGGTTCGGGGACAAGCCCGCCGGCAGGTCGGGCGGATGGGGAAGCACCGGAAGAGGGACGCGTTCGGCATGA
- a CDS encoding polysaccharide biosynthesis tyrosine autokinase, protein MNANPPAAAPGQGIPPTQAEDDFIFGPDARSGQDAGYAARGQETPLMREYLGILERRKWVILAIVALSLVVGLVVTLMMTPQYTANSRIEISRQQQRVTNVEGLERDDRTFDQEFYDTQYELLAARSVAERVARELRLAANDDFFTAHGFDPGETEWLGRSDGPVSRETLAERRKVAVGLLLGNVSISPIPRSALVDIGYSSANPALSANVANEWAEQFMAESMDRRFENTADARAFLERRLAELRQRVEESQTQLVNYANEKGIVVIDRVEQDGRTVASPTLVQLDLRAMNEALLKATEERVLLETRARAAQATNADLVNNRTVSALRQEKSAKEAEYARLMVQFEPDYPAARALRVQIAELDGAIAREEGRVRSGVQADYRAALEREQDLRQKVDDLLQRLNSQERDRIQYTIFQNEVDTNRELYDGLLQRYKEIGVAGVAANNISLVDAAQVPATPSSPNLPLNLLVALFGGLALAGAAVFALEQFEEGIRDPSQVPALTGLPLLGVIPATDTRDDVIEEVQDPKSTISEAYLTVRSNLAFSTSKGIPRTLMVTSTRPAEGKSTSGLAIASVLARTGKRVLMVDADMRSPSAHALLGLDNTDGFSSVLAGQADPFALIQETAFPNLFLLSAGRTPPSAAELLSGDAPRAVIERLAERFDHVMVDAPPLLGLADAPLLAQAVDGVVFVIEARGVASRGINTSLDRLRASKAPLIGAIFTKFSGQGIEGYGYGYGYGYGYGYGHRAEEETA, encoded by the coding sequence GTGAACGCCAATCCGCCTGCCGCCGCTCCCGGCCAAGGGATCCCGCCGACCCAGGCGGAGGACGATTTCATCTTCGGCCCCGACGCCCGCAGCGGCCAGGATGCCGGCTATGCCGCGCGCGGGCAGGAAACCCCGCTGATGCGCGAATATCTCGGCATCCTCGAGCGGCGCAAATGGGTGATCCTCGCGATCGTCGCCCTGTCGCTGGTGGTCGGGCTGGTCGTGACGCTGATGATGACGCCGCAATACACCGCCAATTCGCGGATCGAGATCAGCCGCCAGCAGCAGCGCGTCACCAATGTCGAAGGGCTGGAGCGGGACGACCGCACCTTCGACCAGGAATTCTACGACACCCAGTACGAACTGCTCGCCGCGCGCAGCGTCGCCGAGCGGGTGGCGCGCGAACTGCGCCTCGCCGCGAACGACGATTTCTTCACCGCCCACGGCTTCGACCCGGGCGAGACCGAATGGCTCGGCCGGAGCGACGGGCCGGTCAGCCGGGAAACGCTCGCAGAACGGCGCAAGGTCGCGGTCGGGCTGCTGCTCGGCAATGTCTCGATCTCGCCGATCCCGCGCTCGGCGCTGGTCGACATCGGCTATTCCAGCGCGAACCCGGCGCTGTCGGCGAACGTGGCGAACGAATGGGCCGAACAATTCATGGCCGAAAGCATGGACCGCCGGTTCGAGAACACCGCGGACGCGCGCGCCTTCCTTGAACGGCGGCTGGCCGAACTGCGCCAGCGGGTCGAGGAATCGCAGACCCAGCTGGTCAACTACGCCAATGAAAAGGGCATCGTGGTGATCGACCGGGTCGAACAGGACGGGCGCACGGTCGCCTCGCCGACGCTGGTGCAGCTCGACCTTCGCGCCATGAACGAGGCGCTGCTCAAGGCGACCGAGGAACGGGTCCTGCTCGAAACCCGCGCCCGCGCCGCCCAGGCGACCAATGCCGACCTCGTCAACAACCGGACGGTCAGCGCGCTCAGGCAGGAAAAGTCGGCGAAGGAGGCGGAATACGCCCGGCTGATGGTCCAGTTCGAACCCGATTACCCCGCCGCCCGCGCGCTCAGGGTGCAGATCGCCGAGCTCGACGGGGCGATCGCGCGCGAGGAAGGGCGGGTGCGCTCCGGCGTCCAGGCCGATTACCGCGCCGCGCTCGAACGGGAACAGGACCTGCGGCAGAAGGTCGATGATCTGCTGCAGCGCCTCAACAGCCAGGAACGCGACCGGATCCAGTACACGATCTTCCAGAACGAGGTGGACACCAATCGCGAACTCTATGACGGCCTGCTCCAACGCTACAAGGAGATCGGCGTCGCCGGCGTCGCGGCGAACAACATCTCGCTGGTCGATGCCGCGCAGGTGCCGGCGACGCCGTCCTCGCCCAACCTGCCGCTGAACCTGCTGGTCGCGCTGTTCGGCGGGCTGGCCCTGGCCGGCGCGGCGGTCTTCGCGCTCGAACAGTTCGAGGAAGGCATCCGCGATCCGTCCCAGGTCCCGGCGCTGACCGGCCTGCCGCTGCTCGGCGTGATCCCGGCGACCGACACCCGCGACGACGTGATCGAGGAGGTGCAGGATCCCAAGTCGACCATCTCCGAGGCCTATCTCACGGTCCGCTCGAACCTCGCCTTCTCGACGAGCAAGGGCATTCCCCGGACGCTGATGGTCACCAGCACCCGCCCTGCCGAGGGCAAGAGCACCTCCGGCCTCGCGATTGCCTCGGTCCTCGCGCGGACGGGCAAGCGGGTGCTGATGGTCGATGCCGACATGCGCTCGCCCTCGGCCCATGCGCTGCTCGGCCTCGACAACACCGACGGCTTCTCGAGCGTGCTGGCCGGGCAGGCCGATCCCTTTGCGCTGATCCAGGAAACGGCCTTCCCCAATCTCTTCCTGCTCAGCGCCGGACGCACCCCGCCGAGCGCGGCGGAACTGCTGAGCGGTGACGCGCCGCGCGCCGTGATCGAGCGGCTGGCCGAACGCTTCGACCATGTCATGGTAGACGCGCCGCCGCTGCTCGGCCTCGCCGACGCGCCCCTGCTCGCCCAGGCGGTCGACGGGGTCGTGTTCGTGATCGAGGCCCGCGGCGTCGCCTCGCGCGGGATCAACACCTCGCTCGATCGCCTCCGCGCGAGCAAGGCGCCGCTGATCGGCGCGATCTTCACCAAGTTCAGCGGCCAGGGGATCGAAGGCTACGGCTACGGCTACGGCTACGGCTATGGCTACGGCTATGGCCACCGGGCCGAGGAAGAGACCGCCTGA
- a CDS encoding DapH/DapD/GlmU-related protein, whose protein sequence is MRQRLAEAVQRLRWYRFHLSGYDIHPSCELERGLNLDRYHPQGIHVGAHTILTSRVTILSHKLIPRRSLGRYDGEKVHTYIGEWCVIGIGAVVMGGVRIGDQCVIGSGAVVTKDVPSRSIVAGNPARIVRENIEMEGIRL, encoded by the coding sequence ATGAGGCAGCGCCTCGCCGAAGCGGTGCAGCGCCTGCGCTGGTATCGCTTCCACCTCTCGGGCTACGACATCCATCCCTCGTGCGAGCTCGAACGCGGGCTCAATCTCGACCGCTACCACCCGCAGGGCATCCATGTCGGCGCGCACACCATCCTGACCAGCCGGGTGACGATCCTCAGCCACAAGCTGATCCCGCGCCGGAGCCTGGGGCGCTACGACGGGGAAAAGGTGCACACCTACATCGGCGAATGGTGCGTGATCGGGATCGGCGCGGTCGTGATGGGCGGCGTCAGGATCGGCGACCAGTGCGTGATCGGATCGGGCGCGGTGGTGACGAAGGACGTGCCCTCGCGCTCGATCGTGGCGGGCAATCCGGCGCGAATCGTGCGCGAGAACATCGAGATGGAAGGCATCCGGCTCTGA
- a CDS encoding NAD-dependent epimerase/dehydratase family protein translates to MQTVLVTGSAGFIGYHLAALLLSEGFRVVGYDGLTDYYDLRLKERRHELLRGHNAFRAEVGMLEDFDRLHALAMEERPQVIVHLAGQAGVRYSLENPRAYVDANLVGTFNVMECARELGTDHLLMASTSSVYGANTDMPFHERQQTDTPLTLYAATKKANEAMAHSYAHLWNLPVTMFRFFTVYGPWGRPDMALFKFTRGILEGTPIDIYNEGEMYRDFTYVADLVRGIRLLIDTPPERPASPDDIAPCDSLSPAAPWRVVNIGNSEKVRLMDFVEAIEAECGRAAIRNFMPMQKGDVPATWADATLLKELTGYAPQTGIREGVKAFVAWYRDYYRV, encoded by the coding sequence GTGCAAACGGTCCTCGTCACCGGTTCGGCCGGGTTCATCGGCTACCATCTCGCCGCGCTTCTCCTGTCCGAGGGATTCCGCGTCGTCGGCTATGACGGGCTGACCGACTATTACGACTTGCGGCTGAAGGAAAGGCGGCACGAGTTGCTGCGCGGCCACAACGCCTTCCGGGCCGAAGTCGGGATGCTGGAGGATTTCGACCGCCTCCACGCGCTGGCGATGGAGGAGAGGCCGCAGGTCATCGTCCATCTCGCCGGGCAGGCCGGCGTGCGCTACAGCCTCGAGAACCCGCGCGCCTATGTCGATGCCAATCTCGTCGGCACCTTCAACGTCATGGAATGCGCCCGCGAGCTCGGCACGGATCACCTGCTGATGGCTTCGACCAGTTCGGTCTACGGCGCGAACACCGACATGCCCTTCCACGAACGGCAGCAGACCGACACGCCGCTCACGCTCTACGCCGCGACCAAGAAGGCGAACGAGGCGATGGCGCATTCCTATGCCCACCTCTGGAACCTGCCGGTGACGATGTTCCGTTTCTTCACGGTCTACGGGCCGTGGGGGCGGCCCGACATGGCGCTGTTCAAGTTCACCCGCGGGATCCTCGAAGGCACGCCGATCGACATCTACAACGAGGGCGAGATGTACCGCGATTTCACCTATGTCGCCGACCTGGTGCGCGGGATCCGCCTGCTGATCGACACCCCGCCCGAACGCCCCGCCAGCCCCGACGACATCGCCCCTTGCGACAGCCTCTCGCCCGCCGCGCCTTGGCGGGTGGTCAATATCGGCAATTCGGAAAAGGTCCGGCTGATGGATTTCGTCGAGGCGATCGAGGCGGAATGCGGGCGCGCGGCGATCAGGAACTTCATGCCGATGCAGAAGGGCGACGTGCCCGCGACCTGGGCCGATGCGACCCTGCTGAAGGAGCTGACCGGATACGCCCCGCAGACCGGCATCCGCGAGGGCGTCAAAGCCTTCGTCGCCTGGTACCGCGACTATTACCGGGTCTGA
- a CDS encoding NAD-dependent epimerase/dehydratase family protein produces the protein MKVLITGGAGFIGSRLALRLAEEGHAVSVLDNFLPQVHGDRPEASPLYERLDSATRLIRGDVTDRAALAAALAGQEAVVHLAAETGTGQSMYEIERYSRVNIGGTSLLLDLLANSDHAVRRVVVASSRSIYGEGRYRAPTGEYVYPPHRSEADMAAGDFAVKHPGIEGELECVATDEDSKLHPSSVYGITKQVQEQLVMTVCPSLGIEGVALRYQNVFGPGQSLANPYTGILSIFANLIMQGRAINIFEDGRESRDFVYVDDVVEATVLALTRPAAANRVFNVGTGAPVSVLEVAETLCRLFDADVPIEISGNFRAGDIRHNHADLTRIRETLGFEPAWSFERGIAELVAWARASGPQASAYDASLAEMREKGLLK, from the coding sequence ATGAAGGTGCTGATTACGGGCGGGGCGGGCTTCATCGGTTCGCGCCTCGCGCTGCGGCTCGCGGAGGAGGGGCACGCGGTGAGCGTGCTCGACAATTTCCTGCCCCAGGTCCACGGCGACCGGCCCGAGGCTTCCCCGCTGTACGAACGGCTGGACAGCGCGACCCGGCTGATCCGCGGCGACGTCACCGACCGCGCGGCGCTCGCGGCCGCGCTCGCGGGACAGGAAGCGGTGGTCCATCTCGCCGCCGAGACCGGCACGGGCCAGTCGATGTACGAAATCGAGCGCTATTCGAGGGTCAATATCGGCGGCACCTCCCTGCTGCTCGACCTCCTCGCGAATTCGGACCACGCGGTGCGCCGGGTGGTGGTCGCCTCGTCGCGCTCGATCTACGGCGAGGGGCGCTATCGCGCGCCCACGGGCGAATACGTCTACCCGCCGCACCGTTCGGAGGCGGACATGGCCGCGGGCGATTTCGCGGTGAAGCACCCGGGGATCGAGGGCGAGCTCGAATGCGTCGCGACCGACGAGGATTCGAAACTGCACCCCTCCTCCGTCTACGGGATCACCAAGCAGGTGCAGGAGCAGCTGGTGATGACGGTCTGCCCCTCGCTCGGGATCGAGGGCGTGGCGCTGCGCTACCAGAACGTCTTCGGGCCGGGCCAGTCGCTCGCCAACCCCTATACCGGCATCCTGTCGATCTTCGCGAACCTGATCATGCAGGGCCGGGCGATCAACATCTTCGAGGACGGGCGCGAAAGCCGCGATTTCGTCTATGTCGACGACGTGGTCGAGGCGACTGTCCTCGCCCTCACCCGCCCGGCGGCGGCGAATCGCGTCTTCAATGTCGGGACCGGCGCGCCGGTCAGCGTGCTCGAGGTGGCCGAAACGCTGTGCCGCCTGTTCGATGCGGACGTGCCGATCGAGATCAGCGGGAATTTCCGCGCGGGCGACATCCGGCACAACCACGCCGACCTCACCCGCATCCGCGAAACGCTCGGGTTCGAACCGGCCTGGTCGTTCGAGCGCGGGATCGCCGAACTCGTGGCCTGGGCCAGGGCGAGCGGGCCGCAGGCCAGCGCCTATGACGCGAGCCTTGCCGAAATGCGCGAAAAGGGCCTGCTCAAGTGA